TCGAGTGGCGAAGAGCAGGCAGAGGCGCAAACTACACTGCAGATGGACAGCGTGCTGGACCTCAACGATGAGGAGGTCGTGGACATAGACACAGCAGAGCGTGCGGGTCTCATGCATGGCCAGCCGAACATCTGTGAGAGCTGTCGCAAGGTGACACCCAGACGGGCCTACCATTGCCAGGTGTGTGGCACGTGTGTCAAGCGGCGTTCCCATCACAGTTACTGGCTCAATTGCTGCATTGGCGAGCGTAACCATTCGTGGTATATAGCAGGGCTGTTCACATCTCTGATTGCATTGATTTTGGGAGCTAATTTAACTCTAACTTCGATCTGTCATCCGTTTCTGGTGTTGCGCCCGTTCGGAtatgccctgctgctgcccgacgATTGCAGCGAAGTCTTTGAGAGTTTCGAGTGAGTATAACACAGAAATCTATGTAGTGTACGGAGTTCAGTCAGTATTATTCTCCTTCCACAGATTGGGCATTTCCTTTGTGGTGGCCTGCTATAGTTTACTCATTGCCAACTATATAACCTTTCTGCTGGCACGTCAGGCATTCTTGTGGTGGAATGATACCACTCTTCACGAATATAAACGTGCGGCTAATGCGGCATCCAATCGCAGTCGCATTTGGAGCAACTGGCGTGCCATATTAAAGTGATTTACCAATTAACAAATCAACACAGCACAAAACTAAACGCCCAATCAAGGTTCATTTACTTACTAGGTGACGTCTTCACCACAGGGTGAAGATAGAGCTATTGGTCCCCTCTGGTATAGATATCACCTTGTAAGCAAATTTCCCTTGCTTATAGtattccccacacacacactctctccctctctctctcaatgtTTTTGGTAGTGTTAGTGTCGTAGCGCTTTTAAGGTACTTAAATGCAATATCCAAAactattcaaaataaatataattaagaaACTATAATTGTAACTACCACAAACTATCCTCTCGCGGCTTGTAGTCTGGAAGCAGCTCCCATATTTTCATGCGCCAGCGCTGGCGTCGCTCCTCCGTTTCCTTTTctattttcaatatttgcgGCAAACGCTGCCAGCAGTCCAAGACCTTCCATTTCAGGTGCCTGTTAAGATGAAACATAAACAATAAGCAACACAATCCGCACGACTTTATGCACTGCTTGAACCCACCACTCGTGATGGGAGATGGCCTGCTTCATCTTGGTATCCTCCGCCATGCGACAGTGCGTGGTGTACTTTAGCCAACGCTCAAACCACTTTTCGGTGGTGCGCAGAGCATGCCAGTCGATGGCCACCAGCATTTTGCTACGTTCATTCTGCACATACCCAATCCACACACTGAGGGCGCGTCGCTTGAGTATGCGCTGCCAGCACTGCTCGGCCCGCACCAGCTTCTCGCGCTGCCTGAATGCCGTGTACTCTCGCCAGAACTGAAAGGCATTCTTCTTGTACAACTTTCGGCGGTACTCCTCGGACTTGACCAGATTGTCGCGCTTGCGTTGCAGCAAACGCTTGAAGCCCTCCATGCCCACGCGACGCAGCAACAGGCGGCGACTGAACTCCGTGGCCTTTCGTTGGTTCTCGATAAAACGCTGACGCTCGCGCTCCTTCAACACTTTGGCCATTTTCTCTTGGCGGCGTTTCTCCTTCAGCACCTCGATGCGCAGACGCTTGGCCTCTTCATCCTCTTGGCGCTGTAAGATAAAGATGGATTAAGCAAAAGCTTTTAAGGATCTACCATCCGTACCTTGGCCTCTTCTAGGGCATGCTTGGTGGCCTCTCGCTCCGCCTCGGCCTGCGCTCGACGCTGTCGTGCCTGCTCATGTCGCACGCTCCTCTCCACGGCCCGTTCCTGCATGTGCTGCAGGAATCTTGGCTGCAGCAATGCCTTGCCTTGAAGTCTGGCCATGGCTTCATCATCGGCATCCCGCAGGCTGCCAATCAACTGAAGACACTTGGCCTTGGCCTTTGCCTTGGGATCGCCGCAGCGTATGACTGTCTTTAGTTCCTGCTTGAGATCCTCACGCGCCTCTTTGGCCTCGTCGCTAAGTTTGCTTAGCTTTAGCTGCATTATGAGACGTTCCTGACGCTCAAGCTTAATGCGCTGAAGGTCAATGATGTCTTGTTGGACCTTTAATCTGTTGGAAAATAAGGGAAATAAGTAGATTGCAAAAGGGAACAGTCTTTTGGGATATTTTCATACTTATTCTTGAACTGCTTTGCCATCTTGACCGCTTCCTGGCGCTGCTCCAGTGACTGCTGTGTGACCTTGTTCACCTCGCTGTTTGTGTCCGCCTGCTGGGACGTGCGTATGCGCTTCTTCTCCATGCGCACCTTGTCTAGGAAGGCGTTGATCTTTTGCACGCGATTATCCCTCGTTTGGCTAGCGTGTCCCTGCTCCCGTTCGATCTTCTCCAGTGTTGTGTAGTGTATCCACTTGAGAAAGTATTTGCGCA
The sequence above is a segment of the Drosophila subobscura isolate 14011-0131.10 chromosome U, UCBerk_Dsub_1.0, whole genome shotgun sequence genome. Coding sequences within it:
- the LOC117900029 gene encoding palmitoyltransferase ZDHHC23 isoform X2 encodes the protein MLIAFQDRLRLPWRGGAKRISPAAIAPAFIIPLMLGLATLNSKTAIVLMLTMVGFSIWGLQLAKKTATRTNFFLSWTVFSVFYMIVIFECQVPLLELVPEENYFLMFFTCAGIYCLYRTHRLAPLNLVSAQYGTTPKDELPGIAEASSGEEQAEAQTTLQMDSVLDLNDEEVVDIDTAERAGLMHGQPNICESCRKVTPRRAYHCQVCGTCVKRRSHHSYWLNCCIGERNHSWYIAGLFTSLIALILGANLTLTSICHPFLVLRPFGYALLLPDDCSEVFESFELGISFVVACYSLLIANYITFLLARQAFLWWNDTTLHEYKRAANAASNRSRIWSNWRAILK
- the LOC117900025 gene encoding trichohyalin produces the protein MFHAKRRERSKSKDSRWDRIRKRHLSTNALGLKSDAVRRFIEVDYVGQRQEKLLIDGQQAKQLNPSVIMDMRHEMFQKIPHKLPLATLAHGSTLESTKAHNLEVEQRYINNQLQKFRQQLARQHPKRSQDIRVPPSKPDFKLNNGPLMQSLAQAAQHIDDFYSTPVQALGQAAQMCSNTKCVATVSLLHELGAEQEADMDHEWVEQEALVEALPELRLEQVKPLSMDSLEYRNFAKQIQVDQSKELLLRCRTPSPLTSTEEFFKPMRAAAERQMLHVRTIRHEEELQEQQQEQQLSELPPQLQREPSTCSNTSDGIDSVISDLAEEALYELQMEAAAEQKEKEKEKDLPAATKHVQFHLPQPQAASPTVEESEAEPEPEPLLIRRIELPKVVVKPKEPEPPQDLSSASEDETDLATTHEKQKIIDQLFQARANTQVVLMRKYFLKWIHYTTLEKIEREQGHASQTRDNRVQKINAFLDKVRMEKKRIRTSQQADTNSEVNKVTQQSLEQRQEAVKMAKQFKNKLKVQQDIIDLQRIKLERQERLIMQLKLSKLSDEAKEAREDLKQELKTVIRCGDPKAKAKAKCLQLIGSLRDADDEAMARLQGKALLQPRFLQHMQERAVERSVRHEQARQRRAQAEAEREATKHALEEAKRQEDEEAKRLRIEVLKEKRRQEKMAKVLKERERQRFIENQRKATEFSRRLLLRRVGMEGFKRLLQRKRDNLVKSEEYRRKLYKKNAFQFWREYTAFRQREKLVRAEQCWQRILKRRALSVWIGYVQNERSKMLVAIDWHALRTTEKWFERWLKYTTHCRMAEDTKMKQAISHHEWHLKWKVLDCWQRLPQILKIEKETEERRQRWRMKIWELLPDYKPREDSLW